CACCCGTTCGATCGTCGCCGACATCACTGTGTCGGCGAACAGGCCGACGTCGTTTTCCTCCGGCCGGTCGATCGTCAGTCCCGTAATCTCGTGGCCGTTGCCATCGAGGTGGCCGGCGAACGCCTCGACCGGCTCGAAGCCGTCACCTGCCTCGACATCCGCCTCGAGTTCGTAGAACGCGATCCGGTCGGTCGCCATCGCCTGGAGGTGGTCGACCGCCGTAACTACGTACGGATCTTCGGCCGAACCGTCGCCCTCCAGCGTCGGTAGTGCCGCCCGGCGTTCGTCGGGGCGGACCGCGAGCTGGTCGGCGTCGTCGATCGCCGCCAGCACCGGGTACTCGCCCGCAACGGTCTCCCAGGCCGAGTCGAAGTCAAAGCCCGCCAACAGGCTTTCTGCATCCTCTCCCTGCATCTCGTCGGTCGTCCGGCCGGTCGCGTCACCCGCCGTGAACGCGAGACCGGAGGCTGCCTCGTCCCAGTAACAGTCGACTTCCGTGTCGCTGTTCCCGGCGAAGCCGCCGACGTCCGGCCCACCGACGATCCCCGTCGCGTACGACGTCTCGATCGTCCCGCTGTTGTTCCCGACGAAGCCGCCGACGTCGTCGTCGCCCACGACGTCGCCCGTCGCGTAGGCGTCCTCGATCGTCTCCCGGTTGCGCCCGACGAAGCCGCCGACTCTCCCCGCCTCCTCGGCCGTCACGTCAGCCGTCGAGAACGACTCCGTGATCGTCCCGTTGTTTCGAGCGATCAGCCCGCCGACGTCCGCGAAGCTGCTTCCGCTCTCGGACTCCACGGTGCCGCTGACGAACGATCGCTCGATCGTGCCGCCGTTGGAGCCGACCAGTCCGGCGGTGGTGCTGTTGCCGACGACCTCGACGTCGACCAGCCGCACCCGTTCGATCGTCGCCGACATCACCGTGTCGGCGAACAGGCCGACGTCGTTTTCCTCCGGTCGGTCGATCGTCAGTCCCGTAATCTCGTAGCCGTTGCCGTCGAGGTGACCGGCGAACGCCTCGATCGGTTCGAAGCCGCCACCTGCCTCGACGTCCGCCTCGAGTTCGTAGAACGCGATCCGGTCGGTCGCCATCGCCTGGAGGTGGTCGACCGCCGTAACTACGTACGGATCTTCGGCCGAACCGTCGCCCTCCAGCGTCGGTAGTGCCGCCCGGCGTTCGTCGGGGCGGACCGCGAGCTGGTCGGCGTCGTCGATCGCCGCCAGCACCGGGTACTCGCCCGCAACGGTCTCCCAGGTCGAGTCGAAGTCGAAACCAGTCAGGTTGTCCGTCCCGTCTGCTCCCTGCATCTCGTCGGTCGACAGGCCGGTCGCGTCACCCGCCGTGAACGCGAGACCGGAGGCCTCCTCGTCCCAGTAACAGTCGACTTCCGTGTCGCTGCTCCCGGCGAAGCCGCCGACGTCCGGCCCACCGACGATCCCCGTCGCGTACGACGTCTCGATCGTCCCGCTGTTGTTCCCGACGAAGCCGCCGACGTCGTCGTCGCCCACGACGTCGCCCGTTGCGTAGGCGTCCTCGATCGTCTCCCGGTTGCGCCCGACGAAGCCGCCGACTCTCCCCGCCTCCTCGGCCGTCACGTCAGCCGTCGAGAACGACTCCGTGATCGTCCCGTTGTTTTCAGCGACCAGCCCGCCGACGTCCGCGAAGCTGCTACCGCTCTCGGACTCCACGGTGCCGCTGACGAACGATCGCTCGATCGTTCCGGCGTTGGAGCCGGCCAGTCCGGCGGTGGTGTTGTTGCCGACGATCTCGACGTCGACCAGCCGCACCCGTTCGATCGTCGCCGACGCCTCCGTATCGGCGAACAGGCCGACATCGTTTTCCTCCGGCCGGTCGATCGTCAGTCCCGTAATCTCGTAGCCGTTGCCGTCGAGGTGACCGGCGAACGCCTCGATCGGTTCGAAGCCGCCACTCCCGCCGACGTCGCTCGCGTCGACGTCGTCACCGAGTTCGTAGTGTGCATCGGGTTCGCTCGCGATGCCCTGTAGCTCGGTCGCGTCGGTGATGACGTACGGATCGTCCGCGGAACCGTCTCCCTCCGCGGACACGAGCGGCTTCGACTCGGCGTTGGACTCCGGGTCGTCCGAGGCAACGGCCGTACTCGAGAGGGCGGCGAATCCGGCTAGACCACAACCCGTGGCCCGCAAGAGCTCGCGTCGGTTGAATGTGGCGTTACCCATCGACGCCACCCCTGAACGAGTCCTGCGACGGTTCAGAAATAGCCCTTGATTTGTGAGACCAAGGCACCCACAACGTTGATTCTAACACAGTTATTGTATTATGCATACAAAGAAAGTCTGGATCTATTATATTTAAGTGTTTTACTATATGCTTCGGACTCATGATAACGATGGCAGGACGAGCTGACGAGGCCGGCTCGACGCCGGGCGCCAAAACTGATCGGTCGTCGGATACATCACGCCGGATCGCACCCGCTCACCGACCAGGACGGGTGTTTCGCAGATCGCGTTGAGAGCCTCGTTCCTCGAGGACCACGGCGTGAACGAGGCGGTGCTGACGAGAGATAGTATTCGTTGAACCGAGTTACACCCGGCCACAGCCGAGCGGTCTGCCTCGGCCTCGTCGACGAGGCAGACCGCCGATGGTCGTGACCGGGTGTGCAATGACTATCAACGGTTACTATAGTAGATGGTGGCGGTTTCGATCGGTAGGAGCCGAATAGAAGCTGCGTCTTGGGTCTGCGTCGAGTTGTGGCGTTACGTATCGCTCGTCGAGTTCACGTTCTCGACGAGCACACAACGCGCCTGGTTCACTCTCGATCGAGCTTCTGTGCGAACCCGAAGTTCGGCTTGACGTCCTCGACGCGAACCCTGACGACGTCGCCTTCCTCGGCGTCGGGGACGAACAGTTTGTAGCCCTCGACCGAAGCGATTCCGTCGCCCTCGCTCCCGATGGCTTCGATCTCGACCTCGAGTTCGTCACCCACGCTGACGGGCGCGGTAAGTCGCCCTTTCGCGATGAGGTAGATCTCCGAGGACTGCTTGCGGGTGGCGTCCGGCGTCGTCGCCCGGACGTACTGGAACTCTTCTTCGAGGCTGGCCCGGAACTCCTCGACGTCCGGTCCCTGGAACACCTTCACGACGAAGTCGCCGCCCGAATCGAGCAACTCGAGGGCGGTCTCGGCGGCCCGCTGGGCGAGGTACAGCGAGCGGGCCTGGTCGAGTGAGTACTCGCCGGACATGTTCGGCGCCATGTCCGAGACGACGCAGTCGACGGTCCCCCCGGCGGCGTCGACGACGCGCTCGCGGGTCCGATTCTCGGTCATGTCCCCGCGGATCGTCTCGACGTGGTCGTGTTCCTCGAGTGGTTTGATCCGCTGGAGGTCGACGCCGATCACCGTCCCCTCGGGGCCGACTTCCTCGGCGGCGACCTGGAGCCAGCCGCCGGGGGCGGCTCCGAGGTCGACGACGGTGCCGCCGCTTGGGAGGACGTTCTCGAGCTCGTCGAGCTGTTGGAGCTTGTAGGCCGCCCGACTCCGGTAGCCTTGCTGTTTCGCCTTGTTGTAGTACTCGTCGCGGCGCGTCATGGGAACCTCACCGAGCGTATCGACACCGGTCGCGAATCGCCGACGGATTTCATACACCGTATGACGGGGCCTACCCAAAAAGGCACATCGATAGGTTTCGGCTCTGGCGTTACATCTATTGTGTATCGTAACGTACTCGATCGTAACGATGAAGACGGTCACCACGCGCATCCCGGAGGACGACGAGGAGGCGCTCGCCGAACTCGAGGAGGCGATGAGTGCCGACCGGTCCGAGGTGCTTCGGCGCCTCATCCGGCAGGGGCTCGACGACTGGCGCAAGGAGCGAGCACTCGAGCAGCTCCGGGAGCACTCGATCACCCTCCGGAAGGCGGCCGACCTCGCGGACGTGTCGTACGTCGAGATGCTGACCCTCGCAGCCGAGGAAGGGATCGACGTGGGATACACGACCGACGACTTAGAGCGCGACCTCGACCGAATCTGATGGTCGTCGTCGATTCCTCCGCGCTGATTCCACTCGCGTGGGTCGGTCGGCTCGACCTCGTCTCGACGACGTTCGACGACGTTCGGACGACGGAAGCGGTTCGGGAAGAAGTGCTGACCGAGGGAAAACGTGGTACCGCGGCGCTCGACGAGTTTCTGGAAGGCGTGACGATTCACGAAACGCAGGCGGAAGCCGGCGAGGTGGCGTCGCTGGAGGGAGTAGCGGTGGCCGATGCCTCCGTGATTCTACTGGCAGCGTCCGACGAAGAGAGGCTCCTCGCCAACGACAAAGGACTGATCGAGGTCACCCGGAGTCACGGCGTCGAGTGCTGGTGGGTGACGACGCTGTTACTTCGGTGTACGAACGAAGGGGACCTGTCGGCGGACGAGGCGACCGACGTCCTGTACGAGCTCGTGGACGAGGGAATGAACCTCCACCCGAAGGTCTACGCGCAGGTGCAGAAGAAACTCCGAGAACTGGGCGGGTGACTCCGCGCCCACTCGAGTGGTCGAACGGGACGTTCAGACCGTCTCCGAGAGCCGGTCGCAAGCAGACGGGCGACGAACGCTGCCGCGGACGCGGGACGCAGCCCTTCGACACCCTTTACCGGCGCGAGAGCCGACGGAAGAGTGAATGCCACCGGCCATCGAGACGAACGGGCTCGTCAAGGAGTACGGCGACCTCAGGGCACTGTCGGGGCTGAACCTGACCGTCGAGGAGGGCGAGTTCTTCGGCCTGCTCGGTCCCAACGGCGCGGGCAAGACGACGTTCATCAACACCCTCGTCGGGCTGGTCCGCAAGACGGGCGGCGAGGCGCGCGTCTTCGGTCACGACGTCGAGACCGAGTACCGCGAGGTCAGGGACGCGATCGGGCTCGCGCCCCAGGAGTTCAACGTCGATCGCTTCTTCCCTATCCGAGAGGTGCTGATGCACAAGGCCGGCTACCACGGAATGCCAAAAGCCGAAGCCGCCGAGCGAGCCGACGAGGCCCTCAAGCGGGTGGGCATCTACGACAAGCGAAACGAGCGCTTCGACTGGCTCTCCGGCGGGATGAAACGCCGGCTGTTGCTCGCCCGCGCGCTCGTGACCGATCCCGACCTGCTAATTCTGGACGAACCCACCGCCGGCGTGGACGTTCAGCTCCGCCACGATCTCTGGGAGCTCGTCACCGAACTCAACGAGGAGGGAACGACGATCCTGCTGACCACCCACTACATCGAGGAGGCCGAACGTCTCTGTGACCGGGTCGCCATCGTCAACGAGGGTCGGAAGGTGACCGTCGCCACCCCCGACGAGCTGAAGACCCGCGGGACGGACACGATCTCGCTCGCCCTCGAGCCGACACCGACGACCGCGCCGAGCCTCGGCTCGTACGCCCACGAGGCGACCCTCTCGGGCGACCGACTCGAGGTCCGCGTCGACAACGGGAGCCGACTCGCGCCGCGAGTGCTCAACGAGCTCGAGGCCGACGGCTACGAGATCACCGACCTCGAGATTTCGAGAACGTCGCTCGAGGAAATCTTCGTCGACCTCACCGAACGCGAGGATCGGACGGTGACGCGCTCGAGTGCGAGCGAGTCGGCGGTCGACTCGGAGTCAGACGAATCCGACGCCCACAAACAGGAGGGGGTCGCCTGATGTGGACCGTCGGCTCGCGCGCGCTGTTGCGCCGTGAACTGCTGCGGTTTATCAGGCGGCCGAAGAACACGTTCATGCCGCCGGCGATCACGAACGTGCTCTACTTCGCCGTCTTCGGGGTGATCCTCGGCGGCCGGATCGACGAGATCGCCGGCTTTCACTACATCCTGTTCATCCTCCCCGGCCTCATCGTGCTGGGGACGATCTCGAACGCCTTCGAGAACGCCTCCTTCTCGATCTTCCACGGCCGCTGGAACGAGTACATCCACGAGACGACTACCTCGCCGCTGTCCTACCTCGAGATGGTGGTCGCCTACGTGGCCGCGAGCGCCGTCCGTGGACTGATCGTCGGCGCCATCGTCGCCGCCGTCGGCTGGTTGTTCGTCCCGCTCACCGTCGGCGGCGGGATCGGCGTCGCGAACGCCGCCTTCCTCGTGGTGACGATGGGTGTCATCTCGACGCTCTTTGCAGGGTTAGGGATCGTCGGCGGGCTCATCGCCCGGGACTTCGACGATCTGACGGTGATGAACCAGTTCATCCTCCGGCCGCTCGTCTTCTTCGGGGCGGTCTTTTACTCGCTGACGATCCTGCCGACGACCTGGCAGTACGTCTCCCTGCTGAACCCGATGGTCTACATGGTCGACGGCGTCAGGTACGGCCTGCTCGGCTACTCGGACTTCCTCGAGCTCGCGCCCGCAGCGTACGCCGAAGTCGTCCCGCTGGCCTCGCTCGGCGTCCTCACGACGCTCACTCTCTGCGTGCTCGCGCTCGACGTTTACCTCTTCAAGATCGGCTACGGCCTCTCTAACTGACCCCTCCGTTTCCACTCGAGGCCCCTCACTCGGCCGCGTGGACGATCGGCTGTGTCGTCGAGATCGGCTGCGGGCGCACGCAGTCGGGGCCCTCGCGCACACTGCGTACTCGAGCGTCGCGGTCGAACGTCGCCGTGGCGTGTCCACGCCGGATGCCAGGATGAACGACGACCGACCGCTCGAGGCGGTCCGCGAGAACGGTCCGCGGCACCCCGCTCCCAGAGCGAGCGCCAGCGACCTCTGCTCCGAGCGGTTGCTACCCCTGCAAACGTCAATTTCCATTTAAGTAGGCTCGGGGTGATCTGCCGACGATGTCTGTCATAGAGATCGAGGGCCTCACGAAACGGTTCGGCGAGGTCACGGCCCTCCAGTCGATCGACCTGACGGTCGAAGCGGGCGAGGTGTTCGGCTTCCTGGGGCCGAACGGCGCGGGAAAGTCCACGACCATCGACGTCCTGCTGGACTTCCGACGGCCGACGTCGGGGTCCGTGTCCGTTCTCGGGGCCGATCCACAGGAAGCGCCGGCGTTCGTTCGGCGCCGGTGTGGCGTGCTCCCGGACCGATACGAGCTGTTCGATCGGCTGTCGGCCCGGGCGCACTGTGCGTTCGTCGCCGACCTTTCCGGGCAGACGGTGGACCCGGACCAGGTGCTGTCCAGGGTCGGGCTGGCGGACGTCGCCTCGCGACCGGTGGGCGGGTTCTCGAAGGGGATGCGACAACGGCTCGCGCTCGCGATGGCGCTGGTCGGCGATCCGGACCTCCTGATCCTCGACGAGCCGATGTCTGGACTCGATCCGAACGGGATCCAGACCCTGCGCTCGATCATCGAAGCGGAGTCCGACCGCGGGACGACGGTGCTCTTCTCGAGTCACCTCCTGGCGGAGGTCGAGGTCGTCTGCGACCGGGTGGGAATCCTCGACGACGGACAACTGCTCGCGGTCGACGAAGTCGAGGGGCTCCGCGAGATACTGGGGGCGGCCGCCGTCCTCGAACTGGACCTCGATCCCGCGCCGGACGACGACCTCGTCGAGGAACTCGAGTCGCTTCCCGAGGTGGACGGCGTCACGAGCGAGGGGCACAGGCTTCGCGTCCAGTGTGCGTCCCCGGGCGTGAAGTCCGATGTGATCGTGTGGCTCGACGGGAACGGACACGACGTGTGTGACCTCGACGTAACGGATCGGGAGCTCGAAGCGTTGTTTGCCGACGTAACCGAGGAGGGCGCAGCGTGATTCCGGACACTGCGCTGTCGATCGCCAAAACGGACTTCGCGGAGACCGTCCGGTCGCGGTTTCTCTGGGGAGCGGTCGTGCTCGTGTCGGCGCTCGCGGTCCTCGACTGGTTTCAGACCTCGAGCGCTCTCGGCACGGTCCACGATCCCTGGAGCCTGCTCCTGAACTTTTTTCAGTTTTTCACCGCGTTGATCGCGATCGGGCTCGGTTACGCCGCCGTCGTCGGTGACCGAAGCTCCGGTCGGGCCCGACTGCTGCTCGGAAGCGGCGGCTCACGGGCCGACCTGCTCGTCGGAAAGTTCTGTAGTCGGTTCGCGATCCTCGTTATCGCCCTCGCCGTCCCGTACGCGCTCGTCTCGGGGATCGTGCTGGCGACCGAGGAGACGAGCCTCGCGAACTTCGTTGGTGCGACGGTGGGACTCCTCGCGTACGCCGGAACGTGGCTCGGGTTGGTCGTCGGCATCTCCGCGATGGTCTCAACCGAGGCCAGAGCACTCGGGATCGCCGGTGGGCTCTTCGCGGTGTTCGTCTTCTTCTGGGACTGGGTCATCCTCCCCGCGGTCGCGTACGTGCTCACCGGATCGACCGATCTCGGCGTGGAGTACACGGCGGAGCTGACGACCGTTTCGGAACCGACCTGGCTCGTGTACGCGGTCCGGGCCAGCCCCTTTCACGCGTTCGAAGGACTCTCGTGGTATCTCCCGACCACTTTCGAGTCGATCGTCGGGGGCGACGGCGTCGGCGTTCTCTGGGACCCGAACATGATCGGATTCGTGACCTTCGCCGCGTTCGCCGGCGTGGCGCTGATCGGGGGCTACCTTCGATTCAGACGGGTCGATTTCTGACGAGGGCCCAGCCACACCGTCAGCATTGCCCTCCTGCTCTCCCGAACGAGGGAGGTTCCACGAAGAGTCTGCGGCGGTCCGATCGACGGTGATCGACGCCTCACACGAGCGACTCGAGCAGTTCTTCCCCGGCGCCGAGCAACGCCTCGACCCGATCCCGGTCCTCGGCCTCGGCGTACACCCGAAGCACGGGTTCGGTGCCGCTGGGGCGGACGAGCAGCCACGAGCCGTCCTCGAGCAGGAGTTTGAAGCCGTCGGCAGTGTTGACGTCCTCGACGGGCGTTCCCGCGACCGAGTCGGGAATTTCGTCCTCGAGCGCTGTGAGCACCCGGCTCTTCTCGTGGTCCGGACAGGCGACGCCCGTCTTGTCCTGGACGACGGTGCCGTGTTCTGCGAGGAGGCGGTCCACCCGCTCGTCCAGTGGCTCGTCGGCGTGCATCGCCGCGGCCACGAGCGCCATCAGGACGCCGTCTTTCTCGCGGACGTGCCCGCGGATGGTGAAGCCGCCCGACTCTTCGCCGCCGACGAGGGCGTCGTGGTCGGCGATCGCCTCGGCGACCCACTTGAAGCCGACGGGGACCTCGTGGACGGTCTCGCCGTGGGCCTGGCCGACGCGGTCGATCAGGTAGGTCGTCGAGACCGTTCGAACGGCCGGTCCCGAGTCGTCCTCGAGCAAGGAGTCGTACAGCGCGGCGAAAAAGAGATTCTCGTCGAGGCAACCGCGATCGGGCGTGACGACGGCCAGTCGGTCGGCGTCGCCGTCGTTGGCGATCCCCAGGTCGGCCTCGCCCGACTGGACGACCTCGACGAGCTCCTCGAGGTTCGCCGGGGAGGGTTCGGGCGACGAACCGCCGAAGGAAGGATCCCGATCACAGCGCAGGCGGGTGACCGAGGCGCCGGCGCGCTCGAGCAGCGCGTCCGTGACGCCGCGGCCGCTGCCGTGCATCGCGTCGTAGGCGACCGTCAGGCCCTCGAGGTCGGCGTCGACGCGCTCGAGGGCGGCCTCGGCGTGCGGGGTGACGAAGTCGACTTCCCGAATCGAGCCGTGTTCCGATTCCGGGAGCGGCTCCGGCTCGGCGAGTCGGTCGGCGATGGCCTCCGTTACGTCGGGAAGGGCGGGCGCGCCGTCGTCGGGGATGAACTTCACGCCGTTGTACTCCGGTGGGTTGTGCGAGGCCGTGACGACGAGTGCGCCCGCGAGGTCGCGATCGACGATGCCGTGAGCGATCAGGGGCGTCGGCCGATCGCGCTCGGGCAACAGGACGTCGAACCCGTTCGCACACAGCACCCGCGCCAGCTCCTCGGCGAATTCTCGAGAGTGCTCGCGGGCGTCGTAGCCGACCGCGACCGGGGCCTCGAGTCCCTCGTCGGCGAGGTAGGTCGCCACGGCCTGTCCGACCGCCCGCACCCGCGGGGTCGTGAACTCCTCGAGCGTCGCCCGCCAGCCATCGGTTCCGAACCGAATCGCGTCCATACGGCCTCGTCGACGGGGGCCCGCAAAAAAGCGACGCCCGAGACGGCGTCGACTGGATGGCGGGTCAGTGACCAAGAGGAGGCGCGACTCGAGCCCGACGGCTCGATTCGTGGTGGTTTTACGATTCGAAAGTCTATCTCGGCGCATGAGTTCCGCACCGACCGTCGTCGCCGTCTGTGGGAGCCTCCGCGAGGAGAGCTACACCCGGACGGCGCTCCGGTACACCCTCCGGGCCGCCGAGGAAGCCGGCGCGGAGACGACGCTGCTCGACCTGCGCGAGTACGATCTCCCCGTTTTCGACCCGGACGTCGACGATCAAGGCGACGGCGAGGAGGCCAGACGGATCGTCCGCGAAGCCGACGCCGTCGTCCTCGGAACGCCGGTCTACCACGGCTCGTACTCGGGCGCACTGAAGAACTTCCACGACTACTGCAGTTTCGACGAGTACGAGGACACCACCGTCGGCCTGCTCGCGACCGCCGGCGGCGGCAGCTACGGCTCGACGCTCGATCACCTCCGGATCACGGTCCGCGGCGTTCACGGCTGGATCTTACCCCACCAGGTCGGCATCCGAAAGGCCTACGACGCGTTCGCCGACGACCCCGACGCCATCGACGGCCGCCGGTTCGTCGACCCCGATCTCGAAGACCGCGTCGAGAAACTCGGCCGACAGCTCGCCGAGTACGCGTTCATCGAGCCCGACGGCACGACACCCCGGGCGACGGCGG
This portion of the Natronobeatus ordinarius genome encodes:
- a CDS encoding ABC transporter ATP-binding protein — protein: MSVIEIEGLTKRFGEVTALQSIDLTVEAGEVFGFLGPNGAGKSTTIDVLLDFRRPTSGSVSVLGADPQEAPAFVRRRCGVLPDRYELFDRLSARAHCAFVADLSGQTVDPDQVLSRVGLADVASRPVGGFSKGMRQRLALAMALVGDPDLLILDEPMSGLDPNGIQTLRSIIEAESDRGTTVLFSSHLLAEVEVVCDRVGILDDGQLLAVDEVEGLREILGAAAVLELDLDPAPDDDLVEELESLPEVDGVTSEGHRLRVQCASPGVKSDVIVWLDGNGHDVCDLDVTDRELEALFADVTEEGAA
- a CDS encoding ABC transporter permease, with amino-acid sequence MIPDTALSIAKTDFAETVRSRFLWGAVVLVSALAVLDWFQTSSALGTVHDPWSLLLNFFQFFTALIAIGLGYAAVVGDRSSGRARLLLGSGGSRADLLVGKFCSRFAILVIALAVPYALVSGIVLATEETSLANFVGATVGLLAYAGTWLGLVVGISAMVSTEARALGIAGGLFAVFVFFWDWVILPAVAYVLTGSTDLGVEYTAELTTVSEPTWLVYAVRASPFHAFEGLSWYLPTTFESIVGGDGVGVLWDPNMIGFVTFAAFAGVALIGGYLRFRRVDF
- a CDS encoding phosphoglucomutase/phosphomannomutase family protein codes for the protein MDAIRFGTDGWRATLEEFTTPRVRAVGQAVATYLADEGLEAPVAVGYDAREHSREFAEELARVLCANGFDVLLPERDRPTPLIAHGIVDRDLAGALVVTASHNPPEYNGVKFIPDDGAPALPDVTEAIADRLAEPEPLPESEHGSIREVDFVTPHAEAALERVDADLEGLTVAYDAMHGSGRGVTDALLERAGASVTRLRCDRDPSFGGSSPEPSPANLEELVEVVQSGEADLGIANDGDADRLAVVTPDRGCLDENLFFAALYDSLLEDDSGPAVRTVSTTYLIDRVGQAHGETVHEVPVGFKWVAEAIADHDALVGGEESGGFTIRGHVREKDGVLMALVAAAMHADEPLDERVDRLLAEHGTVVQDKTGVACPDHEKSRVLTALEDEIPDSVAGTPVEDVNTADGFKLLLEDGSWLLVRPSGTEPVLRVYAEAEDRDRVEALLGAGEELLESLV
- a CDS encoding UPF0175 family protein; protein product: MKTVTTRIPEDDEEALAELEEAMSADRSEVLRRLIRQGLDDWRKERALEQLREHSITLRKAADLADVSYVEMLTLAAEEGIDVGYTTDDLERDLDRI
- a CDS encoding ABC transporter permease; the encoded protein is MWTVGSRALLRRELLRFIRRPKNTFMPPAITNVLYFAVFGVILGGRIDEIAGFHYILFILPGLIVLGTISNAFENASFSIFHGRWNEYIHETTTSPLSYLEMVVAYVAASAVRGLIVGAIVAAVGWLFVPLTVGGGIGVANAAFLVVTMGVISTLFAGLGIVGGLIARDFDDLTVMNQFILRPLVFFGAVFYSLTILPTTWQYVSLLNPMVYMVDGVRYGLLGYSDFLELAPAAYAEVVPLASLGVLTTLTLCVLALDVYLFKIGYGLSN
- a CDS encoding ABC transporter ATP-binding protein, whose translation is MPPAIETNGLVKEYGDLRALSGLNLTVEEGEFFGLLGPNGAGKTTFINTLVGLVRKTGGEARVFGHDVETEYREVRDAIGLAPQEFNVDRFFPIREVLMHKAGYHGMPKAEAAERADEALKRVGIYDKRNERFDWLSGGMKRRLLLARALVTDPDLLILDEPTAGVDVQLRHDLWELVTELNEEGTTILLTTHYIEEAERLCDRVAIVNEGRKVTVATPDELKTRGTDTISLALEPTPTTAPSLGSYAHEATLSGDRLEVRVDNGSRLAPRVLNELEADGYEITDLEISRTSLEEIFVDLTEREDRTVTRSSASESAVDSESDESDAHKQEGVA
- a CDS encoding GLUG motif-containing protein; the protein is MGNATFNRRELLRATGCGLAGFAALSSTAVASDDPESNAESKPLVSAEGDGSADDPYVITDATELQGIASEPDAHYELGDDVDASDVGGSGGFEPIEAFAGHLDGNGYEITGLTIDRPEENDVGLFADTEASATIERVRLVDVEIVGNNTTAGLAGSNAGTIERSFVSGTVESESGSSFADVGGLVAENNGTITESFSTADVTAEEAGRVGGFVGRNRETIEDAYATGDVVGDDDVGGFVGNNSGTIETSYATGIVGGPDVGGFAGSSDTEVDCYWDEEASGLAFTAGDATGLSTDEMQGADGTDNLTGFDFDSTWETVAGEYPVLAAIDDADQLAVRPDERRAALPTLEGDGSAEDPYVVTAVDHLQAMATDRIAFYELEADVEAGGGFEPIEAFAGHLDGNGYEITGLTIDRPEENDVGLFADTVMSATIERVRLVDVEVVGNSTTAGLVGSNGGTIERSFVSGTVESESGSSFADVGGLIARNNGTITESFSTADVTAEEAGRVGGFVGRNRETIEDAYATGDVVGDDDVGGFVGNNSGTIETSYATGIVGGPDVGGFAGNSDTEVDCYWDEAASGLAFTAGDATGRTTDEMQGEDAESLLAGFDFDSAWETVAGEYPVLAAIDDADQLAVRPDERRAALPTLEGDGSAEDPYVVTAVDHLQAMATDRIAFYELEADVEAGDGFEPVEAFAGHLDGNGHEITGLTIDRPEENDVGLFADTVMSATIERVRLVDVEIVGNSTTAGLAGSNAGTIERSFVSGTVESESGSSFADVGGLIARNNGTITESFSTADVTAEEAGRVGGFVGRNRETIEDAYAMGDVVGDDDVGGFVGNNSGTIETSYSIGTVEGDDIGGFAGSSDTEEDCYWDEEASGLESTAGDATGLSTDQMQGDSVYFHLEFDFDDVWRVVDDPDDYPELAWEPEGDDDDDDESALEQYAGEDDVVETDGLRKAINDWRGGVIDTDLLRDVIDHWRSGEPVV
- a CDS encoding 23S rRNA (uridine(2552)-2'-O)-methyltransferase: MTRRDEYYNKAKQQGYRSRAAYKLQQLDELENVLPSGGTVVDLGAAPGGWLQVAAEEVGPEGTVIGVDLQRIKPLEEHDHVETIRGDMTENRTRERVVDAAGGTVDCVVSDMAPNMSGEYSLDQARSLYLAQRAAETALELLDSGGDFVVKVFQGPDVEEFRASLEEEFQYVRATTPDATRKQSSEIYLIAKGRLTAPVSVGDELEVEIEAIGSEGDGIASVEGYKLFVPDAEEGDVVRVRVEDVKPNFGFAQKLDRE
- a CDS encoding NADPH-dependent FMN reductase, whose translation is MSSAPTVVAVCGSLREESYTRTALRYTLRAAEEAGAETTLLDLREYDLPVFDPDVDDQGDGEEARRIVREADAVVLGTPVYHGSYSGALKNFHDYCSFDEYEDTTVGLLATAGGGSYGSTLDHLRITVRGVHGWILPHQVGIRKAYDAFADDPDAIDGRRFVDPDLEDRVEKLGRQLAEYAFIEPDGTTPRATAADD